One Oryza sativa Japonica Group chromosome 8, ASM3414082v1 DNA window includes the following coding sequences:
- the LOC4344695 gene encoding vesicle-associated protein 1-2, translating to MASPGPATAGELLRIDPVELRFPFELKKQISCSMQLSNLSDDYIAFKVKTTSPKKYSVRPNTGVVLPRSTCDVVVTMQAQREAPPDMQCKDKFLVQSVIAPSGVTVKDITGEMFTKESGNKVEEVKLRVTYIAPPQPPSPVPEESEEGSPSRVSESENGDSLGGGFTRALRERIEPQENSLEAGALINKLNEEKNSAIQQNHKIRQELDMMRREISKKRGGFSFIIVIIVALIGIFLGYMMKS from the exons ATGGCTTCCCCCGGaccggccaccgccggcgagctcctccgcaTCGACCCCGTCGAACTCCGCTTCCCCT TCGAGTTGAAGAAGCAGATCTCGTGCTCGATGCAGCTATCGAATCTCAGCGACGACTACATCGCCTTCAAG GTGAAAACTACAAGCCCAAAGAAGTATTCGGTGCGGCCTAACACAGGGGTTGTCTTGCCACGGTCTACCTGCGATGTTGTTG TGACAATGCAAGCACAGCGGGAAGCCCCGCCTGACATGCAGTGCAAAGATAAGTTCCTAGTCCAGAGCGTCATTGCACCTTCCGGTGTAACTGTGAAGGATATCACGGGAGAAATG TTTACGAAGGAGTCCGGAAATAAGGTTGAAGAGGTAAAATTGCGAGTGACCTATATTGCTCCTCCACAGCCACCATCTCCTGTTCCCGAGGAATCAGAAGAAGGTTCCCCATCAAGGGTTTCTGAGTCAGAAAATGGAGACAGTCTTGGTGGGGGTTTCACTAGA GCACTGAGAGAACGCATTGAGCCTCAAGAAAATTCATTAGAG GCTGGAGCTTTGATTAACAAATTGAATGAAGAGAAGAACTCTGCAATTCAACAGAACCATAAAATTAGACAGGAACTG GATATGATGAGACGGGAGATAAGCAAGAAGCGCGGAGGGTTCTCCTTCATAATCGTCATAATTGTCGCCTTGATCGGGATCTTCTTGGGCTATATGATGAAGTCATAA
- the LOC4344696 gene encoding large ribosomal subunit protein eL34, whose amino-acid sequence MVQRLTYRKRHSYATKSNQTRVVKTPGGRLVYQYTKKRASGPKCPVTGKKIQGIPHLRPAEYKRSRLSRNRRTVNRPYGGVLSGTAVRERIIRAFLVEEQKIVKKVLKIQKTKDKSAK is encoded by the exons ATGGTGCAGCGGCTGACCTACCGGAAGCGGCACAGCTACGCCACGAAATCCAACCAGACCCGCGTCGTCAAGACCCCCG GTGGGAGGCTTGTGTACCAGTACACCAAGAAGCGGGCGAGCGGGCCGAAATGCCCAGTCACCGGGAAGAAGATCCAAGGA ATTCCACACCTGAGACCTGCTGAGTACAAGAGGTCCAGATTGTCAAGGAATCGCAGGACCGTGAACCGTCCTTACGGTGGTGTCCTGTCTGGTACTGCAGTCAGAGAGAG GATCATCCGGGCTTTTTTGGTCGAGGAGCAGAAGATTGTGAAGAAGGTGTTGAAGATCCAGAAGACCAAGGACAAGTCAGCTAAATGA